The genomic segment GGTGAAGAACATCCTGCACGGGCTGCTGACCCGCCTCGACCTGCGCAACCGCACGCACGCCGTGGCACACGCCCTGCGCCTCGGCCTGATCTGACGGCCCGGCCGGCCCAGGCCAGTCCTTTGTGGCCACACCCGGAGCGGTGTGTGCCACGACACGGAGGTGGCTTCGGGAGGCCAAGCCACCTCCGTGTCCTCGGCGCGGTCATTTCGGTGGGGTGACGGCGGTTTCCACTTCGGCCAGGGTGTCCGCGGAGACCAGGCCGGTGTCCTCGAGCACCTCCATGTGATCGAGGACGGTCTGGTTCGCCTCGCGCGCGTGCCTGCGGATGAGGTCGTTCTGCGTGCCGGCGCGGACCTCGCCGATGGTGGCGAAGATCTTGCCGTGCGAGGACCGGAGCACGTTCGCGAAGAACCGGTCGAACTCCTCGCCGCGCAGGCCGTTGAGCTGGTCGACCCACTGCTGCTGTTCCGCGGTCGCCTCGTTGGGCAGTTCCACGCCGAGGATCTCGGCGTCCTCGCGGACCAGCTGGTCCAGCCGTGAATGCCCTTCGAGCAGGTGGTGCCCGGCGCGCTTGACCGCCTCGCTGGACCCGTTGGTCTGCGCCAGTCTCCCCGCCGGGATCTCCCACAGCCCGGCCTGGCGCACCTTGACCAGGAAGGTCTTGTCCAGCTCGGTGACCGGGCCCGCGGTACCGGCCTGCGCGGCGGAGAGCTGGCCGGGGGCGGTGACCGCGTTGGCCGCGGTGTCCCCGCTGCGCAGTGAGATCACCACGGGCACCAGCGCGGCCAGCGCCACGACGGCGATCGCGATGGCCAGTGTGCGCAGGCGGAACCGCGTCGGCGGGGTGTGTCGCATGCTGCCTCCAGGTCGTGCGGGGTCTGTCGGGGTCT from the Amycolatopsis magusensis genome contains:
- a CDS encoding DUF4142 domain-containing protein → MRHTPPTRFRLRTLAIAIAVVALAALVPVVISLRSGDTAANAVTAPGQLSAAQAGTAGPVTELDKTFLVKVRQAGLWEIPAGRLAQTNGSSEAVKRAGHHLLEGHSRLDQLVREDAEILGVELPNEATAEQQQWVDQLNGLRGEEFDRFFANVLRSSHGKIFATIGEVRAGTQNDLIRRHAREANQTVLDHMEVLEDTGLVSADTLAEVETAVTPPK